One part of the Vicia villosa cultivar HV-30 ecotype Madison, WI linkage group LG6, Vvil1.0, whole genome shotgun sequence genome encodes these proteins:
- the LOC131613039 gene encoding uncharacterized protein At3g28850-like: MQGMRSSFLRKMKLIPTTNLKQGLVFHLNTKDMFCIQKCQSSPFFDDHKGNDSRWTSAQSGTRNNLDGSENGDDKIHHLEGQEFNFKLATTTKIACIKDYPSLKTFEEKCPPGGSNTIILYTTSLRGIRKTFQDCNKIRFLLRSLRIMYHERDVSLHLEYRQELWNILGEKVIPPKLFIKGRYIGGADEVIGLNEMGWLGKILEGTPTVVSSDCLCIGCANMGFTICSTCCGSCKVFNNNGDSSNNECFLRCHDCNENGLVKCPICC; this comes from the coding sequence ATGCAAGGAATGAGAAGTAGCTTCCTTAGAAAAATGAAACTCATTCCAACCACAAACTTGAAACAAGGCCTTGTTTTTCATCTAAACACCAAAGATATGTTTTGTATCCAAAAATGTCAATCTTCACCATTCTTTGATGATCACAAAGGAAACGATTCGAGGTGGACATCGGCTCAGTCCGGAACAAGAAACAATCTTGATGGAAGTGAGAATGGTGATGATAAGATACATCATTTAGAGGGACAAGAATTCAACTTCAAATTagctacaacaacaaaaattgcaTGCATCAAAGATTATCCATCTCtcaaaacttttgaagaaaaatgtCCACCAGGTGGAAGCAACACAATCATTCTTTACACAACAAGTTTGAGAGGAATAAGGAAAACATTTCAAGATTGCAACAAAATCCGTTTCTTGTTGAGGAGTTTAAGAATAATGTACCATGAAAGGGATGTGTCTCTACATTTGGAATACAGACAAGAATTATGGAATATATTGGGAGAAAAAGTGATTCCTCCAAAGCTTTTTATCAAAGGAAGGTACATTGGAGGAGCAGATGAAGTGATTGGATTGAATGAAATGGGTTGGCTTGGGAAGATTTTGGAAGGAACACCAACTGTTGTTTCTAGTGATTGTCTTTGCATTGGTTGTGCTAACATGGGATTTACTATTTGTTCAACATGTTGTGGAAGTTGTAAGGTCTTCAACAACAATGGTGACAGCAGCAACAATGAATGTTTCCTTAGATGTCATGATTGCAATGAGAATGGACTTGTCAAGTGTCCCATTTGTTGCTAG
- the LOC131610907 gene encoding uncharacterized protein LOC131610907 — translation MVVKMMRWRPWPPLVTKNYHVRLTVKKLTGCHLLRQSCSRLTVEIKWKGRKSSSLASLRRSSVARNYSREAVIECDDGGDGGFVINFDEEFQKFCNLNGYKDNVLHPWEIAFNLFHGLNEKPKKKRIVVGTALLNIAEFANSTDENDFDLNIPIIIAGGSAQDSPLLCISISLMEVRGAQEKTLSVYSSIVPVSSPQAESGDSTITEKEDLSANKTGFWKVKSFTEFVSSRKSQKPCRGEEGSSKSKGSGSGDGNPSYTADSDSLDDLGGDSDEGNDDSSAGNSFGYGTLASANAEGSHSYYSNTRVSCDDGDWVYYSYRKVDAGHSLMEDSTASSSESYLSQSTKRSILPWRKRKLSFRSPKGVKGEPLIKKAYAEDGGDDIDFDRRQLSSDESFSSKFLKTEDDWYTNGCSEFGDDMFVVGRWEQKEITSRDGHMKLETQVFFASIDQRSERAAGESACTVLVAVIADWFQNHHDHMPLKSQFDTLIRDGSLEWRNLCENETYRNRFPDGHFDLETVVEANIRPLSVVPGKSFIGFFHPEGMDEERFEFLRGSMSFDNIWDEISGSEHEWLSNGEPHLFIVSWNDHFFVLKVESDCYYIIDTLGERLYEGCNQAYILKFDGNTVIHKTQNAAPSSSNNKTTSGDRQTVAQVFERNNKPEEQVNNSNEDDSIAEQEDDKVVCRGKEACKEYIKSFLAAIPIRELQADITKNISFSPHQRLQIEFHYTQLLQSCLSTTPAAEAEAEATVAAAETLALAINEIST, via the exons ATGGTGGTCAAGATGATGAGGTGGCGGCCGTGGCCGCCACTCGTCACCAAAAACTATCACGTCAGACTCACCGTCAAGAAACTCACGGGATGTCATCTGTTACGTCAATCTTGTTCAAGATTAACGGTTGAGATTAAATGGAAAGGTCGTAAATCTTCATCACTCGCCTCGTTACGACGGAGCTCCGTCGCAAGAAATTATTCAAGAGAGGCTGTTATTGAATGCGACGACGGTGGCGACGGTGGTTTCGTTATTAACTTTGATGAGGAGTTTCAGAAATTTTGTAATCTGAATGGTTACAAAGATAATGTGTTGCATCCATGGGAAATCGCTTTCAATCTTTTTCAT GGATTGAATGAAAAGCCAAAGAAAAAGAGGATTGTTGTTGGAACTGCTTTGTTGAATATTGCTGAATTTGCAAATTCAACtgatgaaaatgattttgatttgaacATTCCAATCATAATAGCTGGAGGTTCTGCACAGGATTCCCCTTTACTTTGT ATATCAATTAGTTTGATGGAGGTAAGAGGTGCTCAAGAAAAAACACTGTCGGTGTATAGTTCAATAGTTCCTGTATCGTCACCGCAGGCTGAATCGGGAGATAGTACAATTACTGAGAAAGAGGATCTTTCTGCAAATAAAACTGGGTTTTGGAAAGTAAAGTCTTTCACAGAATTTGTATCTTCTAGGAAATCACAGAAGCCGTGTCGAGGAGAAGAGGGAAGTAGTAAAAGCAAGGGCTCTGGGAGTGGGGATGGTAATCCTAGTTACACTGCAGATTCTGATTCACTAGATGATTTGGGAGGAGATTCGGATGAGGGGAATGATGACTCAAGTGCTGGGAATTCGTTCGGTTATGGAACATTGGCGTCTGCGAATGCTGAAGGATCACATTCGTATTATTCCAACACGAGGGTAAGTTGTGATGACGGTGATTGGGTTTACTATAGCTACCGCAAGGTTGATGCTGGGCATTCCCTGATGGAGGATTCAACCGCGTCTTCTTCCGAGTCTTATTTATCACAAAGTACAAAGCGCAGCATACTTCCATGGAGGAAGAGGAAGTTAAGTTTCAGATCTCCTAAGGGTGTTAAGGGTGAACCACTGATAAAAAAGGCCTATGCCGAAGATGGTGGAGACGACATAGATTTTGATCGCCGACAGCTTAGCTCTGATGAATCATTCTCTTCAAAG TTTCTCAAAACTGAGGATGATTGGTATACAAATGGATGTTCTGAATTTGGAgatgatatgtttgttgttgGAAGATGGGAGCAGAAAGAGATCACAAGCCGTGATGGTCACATGAAGCTTGAGACACAAGTCTTCTTTGCCTCAATCGACCAACGCAGTGAACGTGCAGCAGGCGAGAGTGCATGCACAGTTCTTGTTGCAGTAATTGCCGATTGGTTCCAGAACCATCACGATCACATGCCCCTAAAGTCCCAGTTCGACACTCTAATTCGAGATGGCTCCTTAGAATGGAGAAACCTATGCGAAAATGAAACCTATAGAAACAGGTTCCCCGACGGGCATTTCGATCTTGAAACAGTCGTTGAAGCAAACATACGTCCGCTTTCTGTTGTTCCAGGCAAATCCTTCATTGGTTTCTTTCATCCAGAAGGAATGGACGAGGAGAGATTCGAGTTTCTTCGTGGCTCAATGTCTTTCGACAACATTTGGGACGAGATCAGCGGTTCAGAACACGAGTGGCTTAGCAATGGCGAACCTCACCTCTTTATCGTGAGTTGGAATGACCATTTTTTCGTTCTCAAAGTCGAATCCGACTGCTACTACATCATCGACACATTGGGGGAGAGGCTTTACGAAGGATGCAATCAAGCATACATCCTTAAATTCGACGGCAACACAGTAATACACAAAACACAAAACGCTGCTCCATCATCATCAAACAATAAAACCACCAGTGGTGATCGGCAAACTGTTGCGCAAGTATTTGAGCGCAATAACAAGCCGGAAGAACAAGTTAACAACAGTAACGAGGACGATTCTATTGCAGAGCAAGAAGACGACAAGGTTGTGTGCCGAGGCAAGGAAGCATGCAAAGAGTACATCAAAAGCTTCCTGGCTGCAATTCCTATCAGAGAGTTACAAGCCGATATAACCAAAAACATCTCATTTTCGCCTCATCAGAGACTACAAATCGAGTTTCACTACACTCAATTGTTACAGTCTTGTTTATCCACAACCCCTGCGGCGGAGGCGGAAGCGGAAGCAACCGTTGCCGCAGCAGAAACTCTTGCTCTTGCAATCAATGAGATTTCTACATAA